A part of Streptomyces sp. NBC_01451 genomic DNA contains:
- a CDS encoding FAD-binding oxidoreductase, giving the protein MSAPTTTASAQLLGLLARDLPPDRLGTDPVTLAAYATDRSGTRAYGGPLAVVHALRTEDVTVTLRHAHALRVPVVPRGAGTGLSGGATAGDGTLVLDLSGMNRVLELSVDDQLAVVEPGVVTAELDRAAGAHGLRYAPDPASAALSTIGGNIATNAGGLRCAKYGVTRDSVLGLEAVLADGTVVRTGRRTVKGVTGYDLTALLTGSEGTLAVITSATLRLRPLPVATATLAAYFPTFEEAAEASHAIGRAGVVPALAELVDGPVLHAVDPALRERGAALLLVQCDGAGAGAEAAAVAEVLAGTGATSVERTEDPAEAEALLAARRGALPALERLGRPLIEDIAVPRSRLAEAAREIRDISRRHDVPVFTIAHAADGNLHPIIVVDPALDGLPDAAWEAAGEIFALALRLGGTLTGEHGVGVLKRQWVADELGPAAHALQRRIKDAFDPRGILNPGKSL; this is encoded by the coding sequence GTGAGCGCCCCCACCACGACCGCGTCCGCTCAGCTCCTCGGCCTACTGGCCCGCGATCTGCCACCCGACCGGCTGGGCACCGACCCGGTGACGCTGGCCGCATACGCCACCGACCGTTCCGGAACACGGGCGTACGGCGGACCGCTCGCCGTCGTGCACGCGCTGCGGACGGAGGACGTGACCGTCACGCTCCGGCACGCGCACGCCCTGCGCGTGCCGGTGGTGCCGCGCGGCGCGGGCACCGGACTGTCGGGCGGTGCGACGGCCGGCGACGGCACCCTCGTCCTCGATCTGTCCGGCATGAACCGGGTCCTCGAACTGTCGGTGGACGATCAGCTCGCCGTCGTCGAACCCGGCGTCGTCACAGCCGAGTTGGACCGGGCCGCGGGCGCGCACGGCCTGCGGTACGCGCCCGATCCGGCGAGCGCCGCCCTGTCGACCATCGGCGGGAACATCGCCACCAACGCGGGCGGGCTGCGCTGCGCCAAGTACGGCGTGACACGGGACAGCGTGCTCGGTCTGGAGGCGGTGCTCGCGGACGGCACGGTGGTGCGCACCGGCCGCCGTACCGTCAAGGGCGTCACCGGGTACGACCTGACCGCACTGCTCACCGGCTCGGAGGGCACCCTCGCTGTCATCACCTCGGCGACGCTGCGGCTGCGCCCGCTGCCCGTGGCCACCGCCACCCTCGCCGCCTACTTCCCGACCTTCGAGGAGGCCGCCGAGGCCTCGCACGCGATCGGCAGGGCCGGGGTCGTACCGGCGCTGGCCGAGCTGGTCGACGGGCCGGTGCTGCACGCCGTCGACCCGGCACTGCGGGAACGGGGTGCGGCGCTGCTGCTGGTGCAGTGCGACGGGGCGGGGGCCGGCGCGGAGGCGGCGGCGGTCGCCGAGGTCCTCGCCGGGACGGGAGCGACGTCGGTCGAGCGGACCGAGGACCCGGCCGAGGCCGAGGCCCTGCTCGCCGCCCGCCGGGGCGCACTGCCCGCGCTGGAACGGCTGGGCCGTCCGCTGATCGAGGACATCGCGGTACCCCGCTCCCGGCTCGCGGAGGCGGCCCGGGAGATCCGCGACATCTCGCGGCGCCACGACGTCCCGGTGTTCACCATCGCGCACGCGGCGGACGGGAACCTGCACCCGATCATCGTCGTCGACCCGGCCCTTGACGGGCTGCCGGACGCGGCCTGGGAAGCGGCCGGCGAGATCTTCGCCCTGGCGCTGCGGCTCGGGGGGACACTGACCGGAGAGCACGGCGTGGGGGTGCTGAAGCGGCAGTGGGTCGCCGACGAACTGGGGCCCGCCGCCCATGCGCTGCAGCGGCGCATCAAGGACGCGTTCGATCCGCGGGGCATCCTCAATCCCGGCAAGTCCCTGTAG
- a CDS encoding acyl-CoA dehydrogenase family protein, whose product MTARIAELAAGYDRSGAFPAESLRAAHEAGLLTATIGERYGGRGAGVEETARILHTLGQGDPSVALIAAMTLTTHGRQSVRPHWPEELYARVVKESFVRPVLINHARVEPELGSPARGGLPATRARRTGDGWSVSGTKRFVTGAEGLDWFLVWATTDEPEPRVGTFLVAGDSPGIEVTGHWDQLGLRASGSHDVTFRDVEVAYEHVIGLAPYGPAAEQDNRTGASLHLPLAALYLGVARAAQSYFHTFAQTRVPANLGHPVARTERFRRTAGEIEVLLAGAEQLVFGGAARVDAADPSYTPEQALGARVLADRHGVRAVGLAVRLLGNPGLARDNPLERHFRDIQCAPVHAPQEDISLLAIGTKALETKASKTPAPERQDR is encoded by the coding sequence GTGACCGCCCGCATCGCCGAACTGGCCGCCGGCTACGACCGGTCGGGCGCGTTCCCCGCCGAGTCCCTCAGAGCCGCCCACGAGGCCGGCCTGCTCACCGCCACCATCGGCGAGCGGTACGGCGGCCGGGGCGCCGGCGTCGAGGAGACCGCACGCATCCTGCACACCCTCGGCCAGGGCGACCCGTCCGTCGCCCTGATCGCCGCGATGACCCTCACCACCCACGGCCGGCAGTCGGTCCGGCCGCACTGGCCCGAGGAGCTGTACGCGCGGGTCGTCAAGGAGTCGTTCGTACGGCCTGTGCTCATCAACCACGCCCGCGTGGAACCCGAGCTGGGCTCCCCCGCACGAGGCGGACTGCCCGCCACCCGGGCTCGCCGCACCGGGGACGGCTGGTCGGTCAGCGGGACCAAGCGGTTCGTCACCGGCGCCGAGGGCCTCGACTGGTTCCTGGTGTGGGCGACCACCGACGAGCCGGAGCCGCGTGTGGGCACCTTCCTGGTGGCCGGCGACTCCCCCGGCATCGAAGTCACTGGCCACTGGGACCAGTTGGGGCTACGGGCGAGCGGCAGCCACGACGTGACGTTCCGGGACGTCGAGGTGGCGTACGAGCACGTCATCGGGCTGGCACCGTACGGTCCGGCCGCCGAGCAGGACAACCGGACGGGCGCCTCCCTTCATCTGCCGCTCGCCGCCCTGTACTTGGGCGTCGCGCGGGCCGCGCAGTCGTACTTCCACACGTTCGCGCAGACCCGGGTGCCCGCCAACCTAGGGCACCCGGTAGCCCGTACGGAACGGTTCCGGCGGACGGCCGGGGAGATCGAGGTGCTGCTCGCGGGGGCCGAGCAGCTCGTCTTCGGTGGTGCCGCCCGGGTGGACGCCGCCGACCCCTCCTACACCCCCGAACAAGCGCTGGGCGCGCGGGTGTTGGCGGACCGTCACGGCGTCCGGGCGGTCGGGCTGGCCGTGCGACTGCTCGGCAATCCCGGGCTGGCCCGGGACAACCCCCTGGAACGGCACTTCCGTGACATCCAGTGCGCGCCGGTGCACGCGCCGCAGGAGGACATCTCCCTTCTCGCCATCGGCACGAAGGCCCTGGAAACGAAAGCGTCAAAGACCCCCGCCCCGGAGAGGCAGGACCGGTGA